A DNA window from Enoplosus armatus isolate fEnoArm2 chromosome 9, fEnoArm2.hap1, whole genome shotgun sequence contains the following coding sequences:
- the rgl2 gene encoding ral guanine nucleotide dissociation stimulator-like 2 isoform X1, protein MLPRNMRTGGYDLPGVESSDVPLIGYRPLPPDSGTPSSQSGRGSGSEELETSQAEPSPMKTTWYCPLDLSTVVEEEEDGVIYTVVVKQQHGAPSSPMSAVSRSQCVKAGTEEKLVLHLLHSFSMGDSSFITIFLSTYRSFTSTKRVLDILTDRLENPPGESERSQMRQNFNRAVCTVFSTWLSEYPEDFTSLGEPSRLLRLAPLLPLDSSSAADLRARFLRIAEELSEKALLPNAHKDQTGFTGPPPDASKFEPTSVLGFPGALIAEQLTKIEAELFVRLVPYHCLGSLWSQRDKKGREDVCWSVRATIRQFNKLANAVLASCLWPTKLRSQQRARLLEKWISVAEECRARKNFSSLYAIVSALQSNPIHRLRRTWQDTDREAVRRYEELSEIFSDKDNYSQSRELLKEEGTSKFANFDSRLNNRNLNRSNAQGTVPYLGIFLTDLTMLDTAVKDRLDNGYINFDKRRREFEVLAQIRLLQSSCKNCVFIADEAFIQWYQSVPTLTEEESYRLSNEIEAPGEPSPRGLTPTVIITQCPDLSTSRTSLAGDSDSLFDFPSPVNNLLSKLTKHMRSPSVSCLDVDTSPPTNESTPATLTPSTPTKSHRRSASCGNNPPNNIQGSGPDMRIIRIRMDLQDGNLYRSILVTSNDKTPTVISSALEKHIQDPKQASRYELIQLLPEGKELVIPATGNVFYAMTSSSVDFLLRKKGGNTPLGSHPISTETSATFPRIKAKGRRLVRTLF, encoded by the exons ATGCTGCCTCGTAACATGCGAACAGGTGGTTATGACCTGCCGGGGGTGGAGTCGAGCGACGTGCCTCTCATTGGCTACCGGCCCTTACCACCTGACAGCGGCACCCCGAGCAGCCAATCGGGGAGGGGAAGCGGCAGCGAAGAGTTGGAAACTTCACAG GCAGAGCCCTCACCAATGAAGACTACCTGGTACTGTCCTCTGGATCTG TCCactgtggtggaggaagaggaggatggagtgATCTACACAGTGGTGGTCAAACAGCAGCATGGTGCCCCCAGCAGTCCGATG TCGGCGGTTTCTCGCTCCCAGTGTGTGAAAGCAGGGACAGAAGAGAAGCTGgtgctccacctcctccactcctttTCTATGGGAGActcctccttcatcaccatcttcctctccacctATCGGTCCTTCACCTCCACGAAGAGAGTGCTGGACATCCTCACTGACAG ATTGGAGAACCCACCGGGGGAGAGCGAGAGGAGCCAGATGAGACAAAATTTCAACAg AGCGGTGTGTACAGTGTTCAGCACATGGCTGTCGGAGTATCCTGAAGACTTTACGAGTTTGGGGGAGCCCTCTCGCCTGCTGCGCCTggctcccctcctccccctggaCTCCTCATCTGCAGCCGACCTCCGCGCTCGCTTCCTCAGGATAGCCGAAGAGCTCAGCGAGAAAGCCCTGCTCCCTAACGCGCATAAAG ATCAGACCGGTTTCACCGGCCCTCCTCCTGACGCCTCCAAGTTCGAACCCACCAGCGTCCTGGGATTCCCCGGGGCGCTCATCGCTGAGCAGCTCACCAAAATAGAGGCA GAGCTGTTTGTCCGCCTGGTCCCGTACCACTGCCTCGGCTCGCTGTGGTCTCAGAGGGAtaagaaagggagggaagacGTTTGTTGGTCCGTCCGGGCCACCATACGTCAGTTCAACAAATTGGCCAATGCAGTTTTAGCATCCTGCCTTTGGCCCACGAAGCTGCGCAGCCAGCAGAGAGCCCGACTGCTGGAGAAGTGGATCAGCGTGGCAGAG GAGTGCCGAGCCAGGAAGAACTTCTCCTCACTGTATGCCATCGTGTCGGCCCTGCAGAGTAACCCCATCCACCGGCTGAGGAGGACGTGGCAGGACACTGACAG GGAGGCAGTGAGGAGATACGAGGAGCTGTCAGAAATATTCTCAGACAAGGACAACTACTCACAAAGCAGAGAACTCCTGAAGGAG GAGGGCACATCAAAGTTTGCCAACTTTGACAGCAGGCTCAACAACAGAAACCTTAACAGG tCCAACGCCCAGGGCACTGTGCCCTACCTGGGTATCTTCCTCACAGACCTCACCATGCTGGACACGGCGGTCAAAGACAGGCTGGAT AACGGCTACATCAACTTTGACAAAAGGAGAAGG GAATTTGAGGTTTTAGCTCAAATCCGGCTCCTGCAGTCTTCCTGCAAAAACTGTGTTTTCATCGCTGACGAGGCCTTCATACAGTGGTACCAGAGTGTACCAACGctaacagaggaggagag TTACAGACTGTCCAATGAAATTGAAGCGCCTGGTGAGCCGAGCCCCCGTGGCCTTACTCCAACAGTCATCATCACACAGTGCCCAGA CCTGAGTACCTCTCGGACCAGCCTGGCTGGTGACAGTGACAGCCTCTTTGACTTCCCCTCCCCTGTCAATAATCTGCTCTCAAAACTCACAAAG CATATGAGATCTCCGTCTGTGTCCTGCCTGGATGTTGACACGTCTCCTCCGACCAACGAGTCCACCCCTGCCACGTTGACTCCATCCACTCCCACGAAATCACACCGCCGGTCAGCCTCCTGCGGCAACAACCCCCCCAATAACATCCAAGGGTCGGGGCCCGACATGCGAATCATCAGGATACGGATGGACCTGCAGGATGGAAACCTTTACCGGAGCATACTG GTTACGAGCAATGACAAGACCCCCACTGTGATCAGCTCTGCCTTAGAAAAGCACATTCAAGACCCCAAACAGGCGTCCAGATATGAGCTGATCCAGCTTCTGCCTGAAGGAAAAG AACTGGTCATCCCTGCTACAGGAAACGTCTTCTACGCCATGACGTCATCAAGTGTTGACTTCCTGCTGAGAAAGAAAGGCGGGAACACTCCTCTGGGTTCACACCCGATCAGCACAGAGACCAGCGCCACTTTCCCTCGAATCAAGGCGAAGGGGAGGAGGCTGGTCAGAACTCTATTTTGA
- the rgl2 gene encoding ral guanine nucleotide dissociation stimulator-like 2 isoform X2: MLPRNMRTGGYDLPGVESSDVPLIGYRPLPPDSGTPSSQSGRGSGSEELETSQAEPSPMKTTWYCPLDLSTVVEEEEDGVIYTVVVKQQHGAPSSPMSAVSRSQCVKAGTEEKLVLHLLHSFSMGDSSFITIFLSTYRSFTSTKRVLDILTDRLENPPGESERSQMRQNFNRAVCTVFSTWLSEYPEDFTSLGEPSRLLRLAPLLPLDSSSAADLRARFLRIAEELSEKALLPNAHKDQTGFTGPPPDASKFEPTSVLGFPGALIAEQLTKIEAELFVRLVPYHCLGSLWSQRDKKGREDVCWSVRATIRQFNKLANAVLASCLWPTKLRSQQRARLLEKWISVAEECRARKNFSSLYAIVSALQSNPIHRLRRTWQDTDREAVRRYEELSEIFSDKDNYSQSRELLKEEGTSKFANFDSRLNNRNLNRSNAQGTVPYLGIFLTDLTMLDTAVKDRLDNGYINFDKRRREFEVLAQIRLLQSSCKNCVFIADEAFIQWYQSVPTLTEEESYRLSNEIEAPGEPSPRGLTPTVIITQCPDLSTSRTSLAGDSDSLFDFPSPVNNLLSKLTKHMRSPSVSCLDVDTSPPTNESTPATLTPSTPTKSHRRSASCGNNPPNNIQGSGPDMRIIRIRMDLQDGNLYRSILVTSNDKTPTVISSALEKHIQDPKQASRYELIQLLPEGKGNVFYAMTSSSVDFLLRKKGGNTPLGSHPISTETSATFPRIKAKGRRLVRTLF, from the exons ATGCTGCCTCGTAACATGCGAACAGGTGGTTATGACCTGCCGGGGGTGGAGTCGAGCGACGTGCCTCTCATTGGCTACCGGCCCTTACCACCTGACAGCGGCACCCCGAGCAGCCAATCGGGGAGGGGAAGCGGCAGCGAAGAGTTGGAAACTTCACAG GCAGAGCCCTCACCAATGAAGACTACCTGGTACTGTCCTCTGGATCTG TCCactgtggtggaggaagaggaggatggagtgATCTACACAGTGGTGGTCAAACAGCAGCATGGTGCCCCCAGCAGTCCGATG TCGGCGGTTTCTCGCTCCCAGTGTGTGAAAGCAGGGACAGAAGAGAAGCTGgtgctccacctcctccactcctttTCTATGGGAGActcctccttcatcaccatcttcctctccacctATCGGTCCTTCACCTCCACGAAGAGAGTGCTGGACATCCTCACTGACAG ATTGGAGAACCCACCGGGGGAGAGCGAGAGGAGCCAGATGAGACAAAATTTCAACAg AGCGGTGTGTACAGTGTTCAGCACATGGCTGTCGGAGTATCCTGAAGACTTTACGAGTTTGGGGGAGCCCTCTCGCCTGCTGCGCCTggctcccctcctccccctggaCTCCTCATCTGCAGCCGACCTCCGCGCTCGCTTCCTCAGGATAGCCGAAGAGCTCAGCGAGAAAGCCCTGCTCCCTAACGCGCATAAAG ATCAGACCGGTTTCACCGGCCCTCCTCCTGACGCCTCCAAGTTCGAACCCACCAGCGTCCTGGGATTCCCCGGGGCGCTCATCGCTGAGCAGCTCACCAAAATAGAGGCA GAGCTGTTTGTCCGCCTGGTCCCGTACCACTGCCTCGGCTCGCTGTGGTCTCAGAGGGAtaagaaagggagggaagacGTTTGTTGGTCCGTCCGGGCCACCATACGTCAGTTCAACAAATTGGCCAATGCAGTTTTAGCATCCTGCCTTTGGCCCACGAAGCTGCGCAGCCAGCAGAGAGCCCGACTGCTGGAGAAGTGGATCAGCGTGGCAGAG GAGTGCCGAGCCAGGAAGAACTTCTCCTCACTGTATGCCATCGTGTCGGCCCTGCAGAGTAACCCCATCCACCGGCTGAGGAGGACGTGGCAGGACACTGACAG GGAGGCAGTGAGGAGATACGAGGAGCTGTCAGAAATATTCTCAGACAAGGACAACTACTCACAAAGCAGAGAACTCCTGAAGGAG GAGGGCACATCAAAGTTTGCCAACTTTGACAGCAGGCTCAACAACAGAAACCTTAACAGG tCCAACGCCCAGGGCACTGTGCCCTACCTGGGTATCTTCCTCACAGACCTCACCATGCTGGACACGGCGGTCAAAGACAGGCTGGAT AACGGCTACATCAACTTTGACAAAAGGAGAAGG GAATTTGAGGTTTTAGCTCAAATCCGGCTCCTGCAGTCTTCCTGCAAAAACTGTGTTTTCATCGCTGACGAGGCCTTCATACAGTGGTACCAGAGTGTACCAACGctaacagaggaggagag TTACAGACTGTCCAATGAAATTGAAGCGCCTGGTGAGCCGAGCCCCCGTGGCCTTACTCCAACAGTCATCATCACACAGTGCCCAGA CCTGAGTACCTCTCGGACCAGCCTGGCTGGTGACAGTGACAGCCTCTTTGACTTCCCCTCCCCTGTCAATAATCTGCTCTCAAAACTCACAAAG CATATGAGATCTCCGTCTGTGTCCTGCCTGGATGTTGACACGTCTCCTCCGACCAACGAGTCCACCCCTGCCACGTTGACTCCATCCACTCCCACGAAATCACACCGCCGGTCAGCCTCCTGCGGCAACAACCCCCCCAATAACATCCAAGGGTCGGGGCCCGACATGCGAATCATCAGGATACGGATGGACCTGCAGGATGGAAACCTTTACCGGAGCATACTG GTTACGAGCAATGACAAGACCCCCACTGTGATCAGCTCTGCCTTAGAAAAGCACATTCAAGACCCCAAACAGGCGTCCAGATATGAGCTGATCCAGCTTCTGCCTGAAGGAAAAG GAAACGTCTTCTACGCCATGACGTCATCAAGTGTTGACTTCCTGCTGAGAAAGAAAGGCGGGAACACTCCTCTGGGTTCACACCCGATCAGCACAGAGACCAGCGCCACTTTCCCTCGAATCAAGGCGAAGGGGAGGAGGCTGGTCAGAACTCTATTTTGA